A single Mytilus trossulus isolate FHL-02 chromosome 12, PNRI_Mtr1.1.1.hap1, whole genome shotgun sequence DNA region contains:
- the LOC134693162 gene encoding tumor necrosis factor receptor superfamily member 5-like, protein MKHLKYLDVYIILTVIFEFVLDVTVVYGLNESWSSYSKDGTLCYYCSPGTYFIDDCLTHNTQAQCKPCPTQTFITSKNIAIYCKPCTQCDHVVRNYYLAIVLEKCTSTSNTVCGCKPTHHFIQDHGGLGRGHCFENTKCSAGSGLIKQATMFSDTECTECNLGYTYSPFDSYESCIPCTEHCPNGTHIKNPCNRTNNIVCEKDKGLPTQTNNTKNDKLTMRLAIVCSTVIPVTIVIVCYIVLIKRRRRERPSNSFQLDDFMRDIPPWMKDCIINDVVNWPKLFGCCSTQGFVLPDWESFIRDLCRGSEMAEHGERIVALSKESYEKDKAKSRMYYAMDLWKQKNDTGDDIKMLKTFAWAFRNHRTTMREMVCCLK, encoded by the exons ATGAAACACTTAAAATATCTTGATGTTTACATTATTCTGACggttatatttgaatttgtctTGGATGTAACGGTTGTGTATGGCTTAAACGAAAGTTGGTCTTCTTATTCAAAGGATGGGACATTATGTTACTACTGTTCCCCGGGAACTTATTTTATTGATGACTGTCTT ACCCACAATACTCAGGCTCAGTGTAAACCATGCCCAACACAGACATTCATCACCTCCAAGAATATCGCTATTTACTGTAAGCCTTGTACTCAATGTGACCACGTAGTTAGAAATTATTACCTCGCAATTGTGTTAGAAAAATGTACGTCTACCTCAAATACAGTTTGTGGATGTAAACCTACACATCATTTTATTCAAGATCATGGCGGGCTCGGAAGAGGACATTGCTTCGAAAACACTAAATGTTCAGCAGGCAGTGGACTCATTAAACAAg CTACTATGTTTTCGGATACAGAATGCACTGAATGCAATTTAGGATACACATATAGCCCGTTCGATTCATACGAAAGTTGTATCCCATGTACAGAACATTGTCCAAATGGTACTCACATCAAAAATCCTTGCAATCGTACGAACAATATCGTATGTGAAAAAGACAAAG GTTTGCCAACACAGACGAATAATAcgaaaaatgataaattaacaaTGCGGCTTGCCATTGTATGTAGTACAGTGATACCGGTGACGATTGTCATTGTCTGCTACATTGTACTTATAAAACGAAGACGGCGAGAAAGGCCATCGAATTCGTTTCAACT CGATGACTTTATGAGAGACATACCTCCGTGGATGAAAGATTGTATAATTA ACGACGTTGTAAACTGGCCAAAGCTGTTTGGCTGTTGTTCTACACAAGGGTTTGTGCTACCAGATTGGGAATCCTTCATCCGAGATTTATGTA GGGGATCAGAAATGGCAGAACACGGAGAAAGAATCGTAGCCTTAAGTAAAGAATCGTATGAAAAAGATAAAGCAAAATCTCGTATGTATTATGCCATGGATCTATGGAAGCAGAAGAACGACACAGGGGACGATatcaaaatgttgaaaactTTCGCCTGGGCTTTTCGAAATCATCGAACTACTATGAGAGAAATGGTCTGCTGTTTAAAATAA